DNA sequence from the Sphingomonas taxi genome:
CCGACCGGCGGGATGCGCTGGGTCGCCGCGGCGGGGCTGCTCGGCTACGAGGTGTTCAACGTCGGCAGCATCTCGGCGGCGATCTGGCTGGTTGGCGCGGAGGTGTTTCCGCTGTCGGTGCGCGGCAAGGGGATGAGCCTCGTCGCTCTGTCGCACTGGAGCTTCGACTTGCTGGTGACGCTGACCACGCTCAGCCTCGTCGAGGGGCTGGGCACCGCTGCGACCTTCTGGCTGTTCGCGGGGATGAACCTGCTCGCCTGGGGGTTCGTCTGGCGCTTTGTCCCCGAGACGAAGGGCCGATCGCTCGAGGAGATCGAGGCGAGCCTGCAGAACGGCACCTTCGCGTCGGCGCGATGACGGAGGCGCTACCCGCACCGCTCGGCGACGCGATCCACGCCTTGCTCGCCCGCCGCGGCCGCGCGCTGCTCGGCGTCGTCGGTCCGCCCGGCGCGGGCAAGTCGACGCTCGCTGACCGGATTGCGCGGCAGTTCGCCGACCGGTCGGTCGTCGTGCCGATGGACGGTTTCCATCTCGCCAATGCGGAGCTCGACCGGCTCGGCCGCCGCGATCGCAAGGGCGCGCCCGACACGTTCGACGTCGCCGGGTTCGTCGCTTTGCTCGATCGCCTGCGGCATCCGGTCGCCGGCGAAACCGTCTACGCCCCCCGGTTCGAACGCGCGATCGAAGAGGCGATCGCCGGCGCGATCCCGGTGCCGGCAGGCACACCGCTGGTCGTGGTGGAGGGCAATTACCTGCTCCTCGACGGGCCATGGTCGCCGGTGCGCGGTCTGCTGGATCGCTGCTGCTACGTCCGCACCCCGCCGGCACAACGCCGCGACTGGCTGCTCGCGAGACACATGGCGTTCGGACGCAGCCGCGCCGAGGCGCTCGACTGGATCGATCGTACCGACGAGCCCAATGCCGTCCTCATCGAGCGGAGCGCGATGCGCGCCGATCTCGCCGTCGACGTGACGCCCGGCTGATCCCGCGACGCGGCCCACGGCCATGGCGCCGGCTGGGCGGCGGCAAGCAAAAGTATCTCCCCTTCGAACGGCGCGTGGCTAGCATCGCGGTCGACACAGCACCCGCTCGAAGAGGACGATGGCCATGGTCGATCACACGCTGCACCCCGAAACGCTCGCGCTGCACGCCGGCTGGCGCGCCGATCCGGCGACCGGCGCGGTGGCGCCGCCGGTCTACCAGACCACCTCCTACCAGTTCCGCGACACCGATCACGCCGCCGACCTGTTCGCGCTACGCGAACTCGGCAATATCTATACCCGACTGGGCAATCCGACGACCGACGTGCTCGAGCGGCGGATCGCCGCGATCGAGGGCGGAGCTGCCGCGCTGGCCGTGGCGTCGGGACAGGCGGCATCCGCTTATGCGGTGCAGAATCTCGCGCGTGCCGGCGACAATATCGTCAGCGGCACCGATCTGTACGGCGGCACGTGGAACCTGTTTGCCAACACGCTGAAGGACCAGGGGATCGAGGTGCGCTTCGTCGATCCCGCCAATCCCGACGCCTTCGCGCGCGCGAGCGACGAGCGGACGCGCGCCTGGTATGTCGAGACATTGCCCAACCCCAAGCTGATCGTCGGGCCGATCGCCGAGATCGCGGCGCTCGGCCGGCCGCTCGGCATCCCCTTGATCGTCGACAATACCGCGGCCCCGCTGCTCGCCCGGCCGTTCGATCACGGCGCGGCGATCGTCGTCTATTCGACCACCAAATATATTGGCGGCCACGGCACGTCGATCGGCGGCATCATCGTCGACGGCGGCAATTTCGACTGGGAGGCGTTTCCCGAGCGCCAGCCGCTGCTTAACACGCCCGACGCCAGCTACCATGGCGCGGTGTGGAGCCAGGCGGCGAAACCGCTGGGGCCGATCGCCTACATCCTGCGCGCACGTACCGTGCTGCTGCGTGATCTCGGCGCGGCATTGTCGCCGTTCAACGCCTTTCAGATCCTGCAGGGGCTCGAGACGCTGCCGCTGCGCATGCCGCGCCATTGCGCCAATGCCGCGGCGGTCGTCGCCTTCCTCCAGTCGCGGCCCGAGGTGATCCGCGTCATCCACCCCTCGGTGCAGACCGGCGTGCAGGCGGAACGGGCCGCGCGCTATCTGACCGGCGGGCAGGGTGGCCTCGTCGGCTTCGAACTGGCCGGCGGCGAGGCGGCGGGGCGCGCCTTCATCAACGCGCTGGAGCTCTTCTATCACGTCGCCAACATCGGCGACGCGCGCAGCCTCGCGATCCATCCGGCGTCGACGACCCATTCGCAGCTGTCGTCCGGGGAACGGCAAGCGACCGGCGTCTCCGACGGCTACGTCCGCCTGTCGGTCGGTCTGGAGCATGAGGAGGACATCCTCGCCGACCTGCGCCAGGCGCTCGACCGCGCCGCGGTCTAGTCAGCCGGCCGATCGACAAAACCCTTGCCGAACAGGCCGCTAGGCCGGCGAGCTTGGCGGCCGGCGGACCCGGCGATAGACCAACGACGAAAGGACCGACCATGGCCGATCAGGATAGCGCGAACAATCTGCCCGCCGGCTACGCACCGCCCGAGGTGTGGACGTGGACTCAGGCGAACGGCGGCCAGTTCGCCAGCATCAACCGCCCCGTCTCAGGCGCGACGCACGATGCGCCGCTGCCGGTCGGCCGCCATCCGCTCCAGCTCTACTCGCTCGGCACACCCAACGGGCAGAAGGTGACGATCCTGCTTGAGGAGCTGCTCGCGGCGGGCCATGCCGGCGCCGAATATGACGCGTGGCTGATCGAGATCGGCAAGGGCGACCAGTTCGGCAGCGGCTTCGTCGCGCTCAATCCAAATTCCAAGATCCCGGCGCTCGCCGATCACGGCACGACGCCGCCGACGCGGGTGTTCGAGAGCGGAGCGATCCTGCTCTATCTCGCCGAGAAATTCGGCGCCTTCCTGCCGACCGGTCCGGCGGCGCGGGTGCAGGCGATCAACTGGCTGATGTGGCAGATGGGCTCGGCACCGTTCGTCGGCGGCGGCTTCGGCCATTTCTTCGCTTATGCGCCGATCAAGATCCAATATGCGATCGACCGCTATGCGATGGAGGCCAAGCGCCAGCTCCACGTGCTCGACACGCATCTGAAGGAGCACAGCTATTTGGCGGGCGACGAATATTCGATCGCCGATATCGCGGTCTGGCCCTGGTATGGCGGGCTGCTGACCGGCACCTATGGCGCGAGCACGTTCCTGAGCGCCGGCGACTATCCCAATCTGCAGCGCTGGACCGACCGGATCGCCGCGCGCGAGCCGGTGCGGCGCGGGCGCATCGTCGGCGAGCCGGGCAGCATCCTGCGCGAACGGCACGAGGCGGCGGATATCGACGCGGCGCTGGCGGCCACGACCAATCCATAACGGGGAGAGACGAATGACCTTGGCGAAGCGATCGATATGGGGGGCTGCGCTCGCCATCGTGGCGGCGACGACGGGCGCGCATGCGGAGGCCCCGGCGCGCAGCTTCGCGGTCAGCGGCGCCGGCTTCGTCAAGGACGGCAAGCCGTATCAGGTCATCTCGGGCGAGATCCACTACGTCCGCATCCCGCGCGCCTATTGGCGCGACCGCCTGCGCAAGGCGAAGGCGATGGGGCTCAATACGATCACCACCTACGCCTTCTGGAACGTCCACGAGCCGCGGCCCGGCGTCTATGATTTCAGCGGCCAGAACGACATCGCCGCCTTCATCCGCGACGCGCAGGCGGAGGGGCTGAACGTCATCCTGCGCCCCGGCCCCTATGTCTGTGCCGAATGGGAATTGGGCGGCTATCCGGCGTGGCTGCTCAAGGATCGAAAGCTCGTCCTGCGCTCGACCGACCCCGAATATACCGCCGCGGTCGAGCGCTGGATCGTCCGGCTCGGGCAGGAGGTGAAGCCGCTGCTGCTCGCCAACGGCGGGCCGATCGTCGCGGTGCAGCTCGAGAACGAATATGGCGCGTTCGGCGACGACAAGGCGTATCTGCAGGGACTGGAGGCGACCTATCGCCGTGCCGGCCTCGCCGACGGCATCCTGTTCACCTCGAACCAGGCGTCGGACCTCGCCAAGGGCTCGCTGCCGCATCTGCCCTCGGTGGTCAATTTCGGCTCGGGCGGCGCGGCCAATGCGGTCGCCAAGCTCGAGGCGTATCGGCCCGCGGGCCTGCGCATGGTCGGCGAATATTGGGCGGGCTGGTTCGACAAATGGGGCGAGGACCATCACGAGACGGACGGCCGCAAGGAAGCCGAGGAGATGCGCTTCATGCTGCAGCGCGGCTATTCGATCTCGCTGTATATGGTCCACGGCGGCACGACGTTCGGCTGGATGAACGGCGCCGATTCGCACACCGGCACCGATTACCACCCCGATACGACCAGCTACGATTACGACGCGCCGATCGATGAGGCGGGCAATCCGCGCTACAAATATGCGCTGATCGCCAATGCTATCGCTGCGGTCACCGGCAAGCCCGCCGCGCCGACCCCGGCGCCGACGGTCGCGGTCACCTTCCCGGTCTCGCCGATCCGACGCAGCGCGTCGCTCTGGGACCATCTGCCCGAACCGGTCCGCGCCAAATTGCCGATGACCTTCGAGGAACTCGATCAGAATTACGGCTATGTCCTGTATCGCGTCGCGCTGCCGGCGGGCGCGCGCAAGACGCTGACGCTTAAGGGGATGCACAGCTACGCGCAGGTCTATGTCGACCGCAAGCTGGTCGGCGCGCTCGACCGCCGGCTGGGACAGGAGACGGTGACGCTGCCCGCCCGCGCCGGTGCCGCGACGCTCGACGTGCTGGTCGAGAACACCGGCCGGGTGAATTACTCACGTGCGATCCGCACCGAGCAGACCGGGCTGACCGGCGCGGTGACGCTCGACGGCGCGGTGCTGGAGGACTGGCGGATGTACGGCCTGCCGATGGACGATCTATCGGGGCTGCGCTTCACCGCCGCGCCCTGCGCCGGCCCGTGTTTCTATGAGGCGGAGATGACCGTCGACCGGCCGGGCGACACCTATCTCGACATGCGCGGCCTGCATAAGGGGCAGCTCTGGCTCGGCGCGCACAATCTCGGCCGCTTCTGGTCGATCGGCCCGGTGCATACGCTCTATGCGCCTGCGCCGTGGATGCAGGTCGGCGCCAACCGCATCGTCGCCTTCGACCTCACCGGCGACGCCACCGATCGCCTGACGACCGTCAAGGCGCCGGTCTACGGCAAGATCACGACGACACGCGAGGCGCAATAACGCACCGCCGCACGCGACGTTCACGGCTGCGGCCGGGGCGTCGCGTGGGGCTGGCTCGATCGGTCGGCGTGTTTGAACGCGCCGATCAGGCCGCATCGCTGTGGATCAATATGCGGCGGACGGTGTCGGCGGCGGCCGCCGATCTCGGCAGCGTGACGGTAAGCACGCCGTTGCGGAAGCGTGCGCTCGCCTTGTCCGTCTCGACGGTGCGCGGCAAAGCGATCCGCCGGTCGAACCGGCCATAGCTGCCTTCGGAATAGCCGCCGTCCTTGTCCTCGACCTCCGACTTCTTTTCGCCGAGCAGCGTCAGCACGCCGTCCTCGGCGACGATCTCGACGTCCTTCTCGTCGAGCCCGGGCAGCTCGGCAATGACGCGGATCTCCGCATCGGTCTGGCCGAGTTCGAGCCTGGGCGACAGCAACGCGCGCTCCGTACCGGCGAAGGCGGGCACGCCGAAGCCGCGCACGACATCGTCGAACAGGCGGTTCACCTCGCGGTGCAGCGACAGCAACGGATCGCGCCGGTCCTGCTCGACCGCGAACGGCGCCGGGACGCGATAGTCGGTGCGGCTCCAGGGGATCAGATCACGAATGGCCATGGGTCCTGTCTCCTTTGTGGTCAGTGGCATGATGCAGGTCGATCGAGGGATCAGGCGGCGCGGAGCGCGTCGCTGCTGCCCTCGCCGATGCGCGCGGGGGTGGCGGACGAACCACCCTCGATCGCGATCCGGCGCGGCTTCAACGCGTCGGGAACGACACGCTTCAGCGCGATGCTGAGCAGGCCGTTGTCGCAACGCGCCTCGTCCACCTCGATGAAATCGGCGAGCTGGAAGCGCCGCTCGAACGGCCGCGCGGCGATGCCATGGTGCAGATAGCGCGCCTCGCCGCTCTCCTCGTCGCGCTTGCCGGTGACGATCAGCTGGTTCTGCTGCGCGACCACCTCGATCTGGTCGGGGCGGAAGCCGGCGACCGCCAGCGTGATGCGATACCGATCCTCGCCCTCGCGCACGATGTCGAACGGCGGGTAGCCGTCGGCGGCGTCGCTGCGGCCCGTTTCGAGCAGGTCGAACAGGCGGTCGAACCCCACCGTCGAGCGGCGGTATGGCGTGAAATCGAAATTGGTCCTCATCTCCAAATCCTCCTGTGAAGCGATCTGGACATGAGCGGCACCGGCGCGTGAACCGGCGCCCTCGATGTCCGGTCCGGACCCGGTTCGGCGTCCGGCGCGCAAAAACTGGGAATCGTCATCGCGAGATCAAGAGGCTGCCGGCAGATTTTTTAGGGACGTGGCGCGGCCGCGCGAACCTAGCCGCCGACCGCGCGGTGAAGCTGGATACGCGCGAGAGTGGCGGCGACCCGCTGTCGTATGGCCGCGCGTTCCGCCGACAGGGCCGCCTGCCGTGCCTCGATCACCGGCCCCGCCGCCAGATCGCCGCGCGCATGACGCGCCTCGACCATCGCCACCGTCCGCCGCCGCGACGCGAGGTCGCGGTCGGACAGATCGAGGCGCGCCGTCGCCGCGCGGCTGGCCGACAAGGCGTCATCCACTTCGCGCCATGCGGTGATGACGGTCTGGCGATAGGCGAGCGCAGCGCTGCGCGCTTCGGAGCGGCGCAAGTCGAGTTGCCGCTGCAACCGGCCGCCGGAGAAGATCGGCAGCGACAGGCGCGGCCCGATGCTGGTGCTGCGCGCGTCCCAGCCGAAATCGGCGAGATGGAGCACGTCGATGTCGAAGAGCCCGGTCAGGCTGATCTTCGGGTAGAAATCCGCCTGCGCGACGCCGATCCGCGCGGTGGCCGCGTGGAGCCGTGCTTCGGCCTCGATGATGTCGGGGCGCAGGCGCGCGACCGCCGAGGGCAGGCGCACCGCCACCGGCGGCAACGGTCGTGGCGGCGGCTGTGTCGCGGGGTCGACCGGCACGCTATCCGGGGTCGCGCCGATCAGGATCGCCAGCGCGCGCATCGCCATCGCCGCCTGTTGGTCGAGGTCGACGATCTCGCCGCGCAGGGTCCGCAAGGCCTCCTCGCGCGCGGCGACGTCGATCGGCGTGGCGAGACCGCGCGCCAGCAGCGTGCGGGCGATCCCGACGTTGCGCTCGGCGAGGCCGGCGCCGTCCTGCGCGATCCGGCGCTCATCACACAGGCCGCGCAACTGGAAATAGGTACGCGCCACTTCCGCCTCGACCGACAGGCGCACGCCGCGCGCGGCGGCGTCGCTGGCCTCGACCGCGGCCTGGGCCGCCTCGGCCTGCCGGCGGTGGCCGCCCCACAGGTCGAGCTCCCAGCTCGCGCCGACGCCGACGCTATAGAGATCGAAGTCGACGCCTTTGGGTGGGGTCGTCGCCGGCGTGATCCCGAGCAGCGTGTGCGTGACCGAAGCGATGCCTGCCGTGCCGAGACGCTCGCGACTATAGCCCGCTTGCCCCTCGACCTGCGGTGCGCCGGCGGCGCGCGCTTGGCCGCGTTCGATCCGCGCGGCGGTGATCCGTTCGATCGCCGCTGCGATATCGAGATTGGCGGTGCCGGCGCGCACCTCCAGCGCGTCGAGCACCGGATCGTCGAAGCTGCGCCACCAGGGCACATCGCCGGGGGTCGGCGACGCGGCGGTATCCGCCGCCTGCCAGACCGGCGGCAGGATCGGTGCGGGCGGCGTGAAATCCGGCCCGCTGGTGCAGCCCGCCAGCGCGACGGCGAGCATCAGCGGCCATTTGCGATCACCCATGTCGATTGTCCTGCTCGGTGAGGGGCGACGGGCGATCGAACGCCAGCGCATAGAGCGCCGGCAGCGCCACCAGGGTCAGCGCGGTCGCGCCGATCAGCCCGCCGATCATGACGATCGCCATCGGTCCCCAGAAGATGTTGAAGCACAGCGGAATGAACGCGAGCACCGCGGCCAGCGCGGTCAGCACCACCGGCCGGGCGCGACCGATCGTCGCCGCGACGATCGCCGCGTGGAGCGCCATGCCCCCGGCCTGGTTGTGCGTCACCTGATCGACCAGAATGATCGAATTGCGCATAATCATGCCCGCAAGCGCGATCAGCCCGAGCAGCGCGACGAAGCCGAACGGCGCGCCGGTCAGGATCAGCGCCGCCACCGCGCCGATCACGCCGAGCGGCGCGGTGGCGAGCACCAGCAGCGTGCGACCGATGCTCTGCAACTGGATCATCAGCAGCAGGAGCATCAGCGCGACGGTGATCGGCAGCAGCCGGTAGATCGCGTCATTCGCCTTGGCGGACAATTCGCCGTCGCCGCCCGCCTCGATCCGGTAGCCGGCGGGCAGCGATCGCGCGATGGCGGCGATGCGGTCCTCGGCGGCCGCGGCGATGTCCGACGCCTGGACGTCGCCCGTCATATCCGCCTGCACCGTCATGCAGAGCATATTGTCGCGTTTCCAGATGATCGGCTGTTCGGTGGTCACGCCGATCCGCGCGATCTCGCCGAGCGGGACCGCACCGCCGGGGGTGCTCACCGCCAGATCGGCGAGCCGCCCCGGATCGTTGCGCTCCGCCGCGCTGCCGCGCACGACGATGCCGATCCGCTTCGTCCCGTGCAGCAGCTCGCCGGCCGGCCGACCCGACATCATCGTCGCGACCTCGCCCGCCAGCCGTGCCCGGTCGAGCCCGAGCCGCGCCACTCGCGCGCCATCGAGATCGAGCCGCATCGCGACGGACGGCGTTCCCCAGTCCACCTGCACCGCGGTCGTACCCGGCGTCGCGCGCAGCACCGTCGCGATCCGCGCCGACAGGCGTCGCAACGTCTCGGGATCGGGGCCGGTCACGCGATATTGTACCGGGAAGCCCGCACTTGGTCCGAGCGACAGGCGACGGATATGCAGTCTGGCTTCGGGCGCGGCGCGGTTTGCTGCAAGCCGCGCGATGACGCGTTCGCGCGCGCGCAGATCGGTCGCGACGAGGACCATCGTCGCGGTCGCCGGATCGGGCAGGGCGGGGCCGTAGGGCAGATAGAAGCGTGGCGCGCCCTCGCCGACATAGCTGTCGACCTGCGCGACGTCGCGATCCGCGACGATGCCCGCCTCGATCCGTTTCACCGCCGCCGCGGTGGCGGTCAGCGACGCTCCGGGCCGCAGGCTGACGTCGACGATGATCTCGGGGCGGTCGGAGGTGGGGAAGAACTGCTGGCGGACCAGCAGCGCGCCCGCGAGGCTCGCTGCGAGCAGCAAGGCGGTGGCGGCGACCACCGCCTTGCGGTGGGTCATGTATGCCTCGACCACGCTGCGGAGCCGGCGATAGAGCGGCGTGTCGTATCGCGCGGCGGCGTCGTGCCGCGCCTGCGCCTCGGGGAGCAGGCGCACGCCGAGATAGGGGGTAAACACGACGGCGACGACCCAGCTGACCAGCAACGCCGACCCGGTTACCCAGAAGATGCCGCCGGCATATTCGCTGGTCGTCGATTGCGCGAAGCCGACCGGCAGGAAGCCGACGATCGTCAGCAGCGTTCCCGTCAGCATCGGGAAGGCGGTGTGCGTCCACGCATAAGCGGCGGCATCGGATCGCGTCGCACCCTGTTCGAGCTGGACGACCATCGCCTCGACGCTGATGATCGCATCGTCGACGAGCAGGCCGAGCGACAGGATCAGCGCGCCGAGCGAGATCCGTTCGAGCCCGATCCCGCTCACCCCCATGAACAGCGCGACGATCGCCAGCGTCAGCGGCACCGACAGCGCGACCACGACGCCGGTGCGCCACCCCAAAGTGACGAACGCGACCAGCAGCACCACCGACAGCGCGCAGAAGAACTTGATGAGGAACGCATCGACCGCCTCGCGGATGTTGCGGCTCTGGTCCTGGACCTGCGTCATCCGGACCCCGGCGGGCAGCGTCCGGGCGAAATTCGCGGCGGCCTGCGCCAGTTGCCGGCCGAAGCCGAGCCCGTCCGCGCCGGGCGCCATCGCGATCGCCAGTACCACCGCGGGTCGCGCGCCATGGCGGATCAGCCCGTCGGGCGGATCGGCAGAGCCGTTGCTCACCACGCCGAGATCGCCGATGGAGATGGAGCCGGTTGCGCCGGCGACCGCGGTGGCCGCGACCGTATCGACGCCGTCGACCGCACCGCCGATCCGCACCGGCACGCGCATCGAACGTTCGGCGGTGCCCGACGGCGCGACGCTGCTACGGTTCGCCAGCGCCTGCACGACGGCATCCGGCGACAAGCCCATTGCGGCGAGCCGGCGGCCGTCGAGATCGACGAACACGCGGCGCGGGATCTCGCCTATGATCCGCGCCTTGCCCGCGCCGGGGACGCGCAGCATCGCCTCGCGCGCGCGTTCGGCAAGCGTCACCAGCCGGGCATTGTCCGCGCCGGTCAGCGTGAAGACGTAACCGTAGACATCGGCATAATCGTCATCGGCGGCGACCGATGCCCCCGAAGGCAGATCGGGCTCGATATCCTTCAGTCGATTGCGCACCTGTTGCCAGATCGCCGGTACGCGGCTGCTGGGCGCGCCGTCCTTCAGCGAGACGCGGATGACGCAATGGCCGTCGACGCAATAGGTCTGGAGGAAATCGAGCTGCTCGGTCGCGCGCAGCCGGCGCTCGATCGGATCGCCGACCTGCGCCTGCATCTGCGCGGGCGTCGCGCCGGGCCAGGCGGCGGCGACGATCATCTCCTTCAGCGTGAAGCCCGGATCCTCGTCGCGGCCGAGCGCGAAGAACTGGGCGGCGCCCGCCGCGAACAGCAGCGCGATCAGGAAGCCGACGAGCGCGGGGTGACGGATCGCCCAGCGCGACAGGTTGAACCGGTCCATCGCTCAATTGCCGCCCGGGACGACGCCGGTCATGACGACGCGCTGCCCCTCGGACAGCGTATCGCCGCCGCTCGCGACGATCCGTTCGCCGTCGCGCAGTCCGGCCACGATCGCGTCGTCGCCGCGCAGATCGACGAGCCGCACCGGCCGGCGATGGACGCGGTCGCCGGCCATCGACAGCGACCAGACGTGCGGCCGGCCGCCGCGCGCGCCGAGCGCGGTCAGCGGCACACGGACGGTCGCATCGGCATCGGGCGTTCGCAGCGTGACGGTGGCCGAACTGTTGAACGGGATCAACGCGACGTCGCGGAGCAACGCGAACCGCGCGGTGCGGAGGCGCAGCGCGCCGTCGGCCGCCGGTCCGATGAGCCGCAGCCGTACCTCGGCGATCGTATCGGGCGCCGACCAGAAGCTCGCATCCGCCAGCGTGCCGACGGCCGGATGCGCCCGCTCGGGCAGGCGCACCTCGATTTCGGGAGCGCCCGCCGCGAGCCGGACGACGGGGCTGCCGGCCTCGACGACGATGCCGGGCTCCACCGTGCGTTCGGTCACCACCCCGTCCTCCGGCGCGACCAGCAGCGCGTCGGCGAGCGTCGCGCGGCTATGCGCGACTGCCGCCGCGGCCGCAGCGCGCTTCGCCGTGGCGGCGCTGGCGGCCAGCGCGCGGTCGCGCACCTCGGCGGTCGACAGCGCACCGATTCCGTCCAGCCCCGCCGCGCGTCGTGCCGCCTCGTCGGCCCGCACCGCCTCGGCACTCGCCGCCGCCAGTTCGGCGCGCGCCTGTCCGCTATCGGCGATCGCCGCGTTGCGCGACAGACGGGCGAGCACCTGCCCGGCGCGGACATGGTCGCCGACCTGCACCGTCAACGCGAGCACCCGACCCCCCGTCTTGAAGCCGAGCGCGAGATCGCGGCGTGGACGCACGATGCCGTCGAACGAGGCGGTGCGCCCGCCGGCATGATGGATCGTGACGGTATCGACCAGCGTGGTGTCGGGCCGCGGCGATGCGATCGGCTCGGGGGAACAGCCGGCGCAGGCAAGGGTCAGACCGGTGGCGATCAGCCTGACCGGGAAAGGGAGAATATTCGGCATCGACGCGTCCTGTTGGTGAACGCGGTCGCCCTGCCGGTCCGGACCGGTGCGGGCCTGCAATTCCTCGAAATCGACCGGTCATTTTCGGAAAGGACCGGTCCGCGACCGGGTTAGCCGCCGATATGCCGCCGCCGGAACGCGCTCGGCGTCTCGCCCAGGCGCTGCTTGAAGACGCGGTTGAACATCACGAGGCTCCCGAAGCCCGCGTCCATCGCGATCGTCAGGATCGGCACGTCCGCCTGCGCCGGGTCGGCAAGCGCGTCGCGAACCTCGGCGATCCGATGTTCGTTGAGATAGTCGCTGACGTTGCGATAGCCGAGGCCGCGATTGATATGCCGGCGCACGCGATATTCCGGCGTCTCGACGCGGGCGGCGATCGTGCCGATCGTCAGTTCGGGATCGCGATAGGCGCGCTCCTGCGTCATCATCACCGCGAGCCGGTGTTCGAGGGCCGCGTCGAGCGGTTCCGGCACGGGCTCCGGCACCGCGTTCTCGTCCGTTATGCCGGCAATCGTGCTGGGGAAGACCTCGGGATGCCGCAATCCGAACAGCGGCGCGGTGATCACGAACGCCCCGAGGAACAGTCCGGCCGCGGCCGCCATGCCGGACAGCGCGCGCTCGCCCGTGACGCGGCCGACGATTTCGCTGCCCAGCAGCCACAGGATGATGAGCCCGATCGACGCGACGAAGATCGTCCGCGCAGTCCGTCGCGCCTCGACCAGATCGCCCGACCGGTTGCGCCAGACCAGCCATTGCGCATGGACGGCGAACGCCATCCCGCCGAGATAGACCGCCACCTCCAGCCCGACGATCGGCGGCGCCCAGCCGCGTGCTGCCAGGCTGGCGTACAGCGTACAGCCCAGAAACGCCGCCGACAGGCCCAGGGCGGCGGGCGTGGGGCGAAACGCATCGTCGAACCACGCGCACGCGAACAACCAGAACAACGGTATCGCCGCGCTCGCGCTCAGATCCAGCAGCGGATCGAACACGCTTGGTGGGTGGGGCAGGCCGGCGAGCGTTCCGACGATCGT
Encoded proteins:
- a CDS encoding efflux RND transporter permease subunit, giving the protein MDRFNLSRWAIRHPALVGFLIALLFAAGAAQFFALGRDEDPGFTLKEMIVAAAWPGATPAQMQAQVGDPIERRLRATEQLDFLQTYCVDGHCVIRVSLKDGAPSSRVPAIWQQVRNRLKDIEPDLPSGASVAADDDYADVYGYVFTLTGADNARLVTLAERAREAMLRVPGAGKARIIGEIPRRVFVDLDGRRLAAMGLSPDAVVQALANRSSVAPSGTAERSMRVPVRIGGAVDGVDTVAATAVAGATGSISIGDLGVVSNGSADPPDGLIRHGARPAVVLAIAMAPGADGLGFGRQLAQAAANFARTLPAGVRMTQVQDQSRNIREAVDAFLIKFFCALSVVLLVAFVTLGWRTGVVVALSVPLTLAIVALFMGVSGIGLERISLGALILSLGLLVDDAIISVEAMVVQLEQGATRSDAAAYAWTHTAFPMLTGTLLTIVGFLPVGFAQSTTSEYAGGIFWVTGSALLVSWVVAVVFTPYLGVRLLPEAQARHDAAARYDTPLYRRLRSVVEAYMTHRKAVVAATALLLAASLAGALLVRQQFFPTSDRPEIIVDVSLRPGASLTATAAAVKRIEAGIVADRDVAQVDSYVGEGAPRFYLPYGPALPDPATATMVLVATDLRARERVIARLAANRAAPEARLHIRRLSLGPSAGFPVQYRVTGPDPETLRRLSARIATVLRATPGTTAVQVDWGTPSVAMRLDLDGARVARLGLDRARLAGEVATMMSGRPAGELLHGTKRIGIVVRGSAAERNDPGRLADLAVSTPGGAVPLGEIARIGVTTEQPIIWKRDNMLCMTVQADMTGDVQASDIAAAAEDRIAAIARSLPAGYRIEAGGDGELSAKANDAIYRLLPITVALMLLLLMIQLQSIGRTLLVLATAPLGVIGAVAALILTGAPFGFVALLGLIALAGMIMRNSIILVDQVTHNQAGGMALHAAIVAATIGRARPVVLTALAAVLAFIPLCFNIFWGPMAIVMIGGLIGATALTLVALPALYALAFDRPSPLTEQDNRHG
- a CDS encoding efflux RND transporter periplasmic adaptor subunit, whose protein sequence is MPNILPFPVRLIATGLTLACAGCSPEPIASPRPDTTLVDTVTIHHAGGRTASFDGIVRPRRDLALGFKTGGRVLALTVQVGDHVRAGQVLARLSRNAAIADSGQARAELAAASAEAVRADEAARRAAGLDGIGALSTAEVRDRALAASAATAKRAAAAAAVAHSRATLADALLVAPEDGVVTERTVEPGIVVEAGSPVVRLAAGAPEIEVRLPERAHPAVGTLADASFWSAPDTIAEVRLRLIGPAADGALRLRTARFALLRDVALIPFNSSATVTLRTPDADATVRVPLTALGARGGRPHVWSLSMAGDRVHRRPVRLVDLRGDDAIVAGLRDGERIVASGGDTLSEGQRVVMTGVVPGGN
- a CDS encoding AraC family transcriptional regulator; protein product: MVSATHDPQLVPPVIADLDLLFRGGAIGLLMLAAVVFARAPASLPSRFGVALTSCTIVGTLAGLPHPPSVFDPLLDLSASAAIPLFWLFACAWFDDAFRPTPAALGLSAAFLGCTLYASLAARGWAPPIVGLEVAVYLGGMAFAVHAQWLVWRNRSGDLVEARRTARTIFVASIGLIILWLLGSEIVGRVTGERALSGMAAAAGLFLGAFVITAPLFGLRHPEVFPSTIAGITDENAVPEPVPEPLDAALEHRLAVMMTQERAYRDPELTIGTIAARVETPEYRVRRHINRGLGYRNVSDYLNEHRIAEVRDALADPAQADVPILTIAMDAGFGSLVMFNRVFKQRLGETPSAFRRRHIGG